A region from the bacterium genome encodes:
- a CDS encoding DUF47 family protein, giving the protein MEKTRNILAWLGDREEKGVLSLALKHMEKSYECVIEMKNSIEALMKNDVEAKNKHINKAKNAEHEGDEIKKEIMNELSKGMFLPPDREDLILLNESLNDIADSAKGVVRLLEFFEKEPSEELDELLLDDGLLAVRASEKLKSAINSLVNNEPGKVMEDCAQIEVMEEEGDDRRRDLIKALIKTSLSPQLTILIYEVIDNLENVLDCIKRAGSIVRTLSIKSK; this is encoded by the coding sequence ATGGAAAAGACAAGAAATATACTGGCATGGTTAGGAGACAGAGAAGAAAAAGGAGTATTATCCCTTGCGTTAAAGCATATGGAAAAGTCCTATGAGTGTGTGATAGAGATGAAAAACAGCATTGAAGCATTGATGAAAAATGATGTAGAAGCAAAAAATAAACATATCAATAAAGCAAAAAATGCAGAACATGAGGGAGATGAGATTAAAAAGGAGATTATGAATGAACTTTCAAAAGGAATGTTTCTACCACCAGACAGGGAGGACCTTATCCTTTTGAATGAAAGTTTGAATGATATAGCAGACAGTGCGAAGGGTGTTGTAAGGTTATTAGAGTTCTTTGAGAAAGAACCTTCTGAGGAACTTGATGAACTTCTTCTTGACGATGGTTTGCTTGCAGTAAGAGCATCTGAAAAACTTAAATCTGCAATAAACTCTCTTGTGAATAATGAACCAGGAAAAGTTATGGAGGACTGTGCACAGATTGAAGTAATGGAAGAAGAAGGTGATGATAGACGGCGAGACCTCATAAAGGCGCTTATAAAAACATCACTTTCGCCACAGTTAACTATACTTATCTATGAAGTAATAGACAACCTTGAAAATGTTCTGGATTGTATAAAAAGGGCTGGAAGTATAGTTAGAACACTTTCCATTAAATCAAAATAG
- a CDS encoding transcriptional repressor — protein MRKEEIIKKMEEKEVQASYQRIKILEYLVKHRTHPTVDEIYKGLSDEIPTLSKTTVYNTLKVLIEKKIVSLVTTEEDEARYDYSEDKHLHFKCKQCGNIYDIFHRCDILKQNEIDGHLIDEHHIYFRGICKECRKKKGGKANG, from the coding sequence ATGAGGAAAGAAGAGATTATAAAAAAGATGGAAGAGAAAGAAGTACAGGCATCTTACCAGAGAATTAAAATACTTGAATATCTTGTGAAACACAGGACGCATCCAACTGTTGATGAGATATATAAAGGTCTATCGGATGAGATACCGACACTTTCAAAAACAACGGTATATAATACATTAAAGGTTCTTATAGAGAAGAAAATTGTTTCACTGGTTACTACAGAAGAAGATGAGGCAAGATATGACTATTCAGAGGATAAACATCTGCATTTCAAGTGTAAACAATGCGGAAATATATATGATATATTTCATAGATGCGATATATTGAAACAGAATGAAATAGATGGACATCTAATAGATGAACACCATATTTATTTCAGGGGGATATGTAAGGAATGCAGAAAAAAGAAAGGAGGGAAGGCAAATGGATAG
- a CDS encoding N-glycosylase/DNA lyase has translation MNDIVSTLQKIHRSIKPLIYERLKEFRGNTTEERIIKEFFFCLLTPQCKAKVCWDNIENLYAKGILQKGDKKTISENLYGIRFRNNKAGYITEARNRFFNGRCSLKNIIESNSPSTLREYLVDNVKGMGWKEASHFLRNIGKGEEFAILDRHILKGLVMCSVIDRIPESLTKTIYLDIEDRMRRFAKKIHIPLSHLDFVFWYLFKKEVFK, from the coding sequence ATGAATGATATTGTTTCAACATTGCAAAAAATACATAGAAGTATCAAGCCATTGATATATGAAAGGTTAAAAGAGTTTAGAGGAAACACAACAGAAGAAAGGATAATAAAAGAGTTTTTTTTCTGTCTATTAACTCCGCAGTGTAAAGCAAAGGTATGCTGGGATAATATAGAGAACCTTTATGCAAAGGGAATTTTACAGAAAGGAGATAAAAAAACAATATCAGAGAATTTGTACGGGATTAGATTCAGAAATAACAAGGCAGGTTATATTACAGAGGCAAGAAACAGGTTTTTTAATGGAAGATGTTCTTTGAAAAATATAATTGAAAGTAATAGTCCATCTACTTTAAGAGAATATTTAGTAGATAATGTTAAAGGTATGGGGTGGAAGGAAGCAAGTCACTTTTTAAGGAATATAGGGAAGGGAGAAGAATTTGCTATACTTGACAGACATATATTGAAAGGACTTGTTATGTGTTCTGTGATAGATAGAATACCAGAATCACTTACAAAAACAATATATTTAGATATAGAGGACAGAATGAGAAGATTTGCTAAAAAGATTCATATTCCTCTTTCTCATCTTGATTTTGTTTTCTGGTATCTTTTCAAAAAGGAGGTATTTAAATGA
- a CDS encoding anion permease, whose product MILIPIILAALYMGWSMGANDAANCVGADIGSGMMSVRAGIIITCVFSFLGAVLLGGNVIKTIGKGVVDINCLPCNERNFLALVALFSAALWVTIATYKKFPVSTSHSIVGAVAGGGLALNTTLHWEKIHQIFVCWLLTPLGSCILTILLYPIVMTFFKTPIIKKFSHPLIYIFIYATSAYLAFSWGANDVANATGILIGTQKFSSQQAAVIGGLAIVIGVITWGYRVIETVGFKIAHITPVMTIAMETATALNVQIYTHFGIPVSTSHSIIGAVWGAGIVQGIKTMNLKLSRDILITWAVTPLISGIITYIILKITLAFGSLQ is encoded by the coding sequence ATGATTCTCATTCCTATTATTCTCGCTGCTTTATATATGGGCTGGTCAATGGGAGCCAATGATGCAGCCAACTGTGTTGGTGCGGATATTGGTTCAGGTATGATGTCGGTCAGGGCAGGGATTATTATTACCTGCGTATTCAGTTTCCTCGGAGCAGTACTTTTAGGTGGTAATGTAATAAAGACCATTGGAAAAGGAGTTGTTGATATAAACTGCCTTCCCTGCAATGAAAGAAATTTCCTTGCTCTCGTTGCCCTTTTCAGTGCAGCATTGTGGGTAACCATTGCAACATATAAAAAATTTCCTGTTTCAACATCACATTCTATAGTAGGTGCGGTTGCAGGTGGTGGACTGGCACTGAATACTACATTACACTGGGAGAAGATACACCAGATATTTGTATGCTGGCTATTAACTCCTCTGGGGTCCTGTATTTTAACTATATTGCTTTATCCGATTGTTATGACTTTCTTCAAAACCCCTATCATAAAAAAATTTTCCCATCCTTTAATATATATCTTCATATATGCCACAAGTGCATATCTTGCCTTCTCATGGGGAGCAAATGATGTCGCAAATGCCACAGGAATACTCATAGGAACACAGAAATTTTCTTCTCAACAGGCAGCAGTTATAGGAGGACTTGCAATAGTTATAGGAGTGATAACATGGGGCTACAGAGTTATTGAAACAGTAGGTTTTAAAATAGCACATATCACACCCGTTATGACCATCGCTATGGAAACCGCTACTGCATTAAATGTACAGATTTATACTCACTTTGGTATCCCTGTTTCTACCTCACATTCAATTATCGGGGCGGTCTGGGGTGCAGGAATAGTGCAGGGAATTAAAACAATGAATTTGAAATTATCAAGAGATATACTGATAACATGGGCAGTAACTCCGCTTATTTCAGGTATAATAACATATATAATTTTAAAAATAACTCTGGCATTTGGAAGTTTACAATAA
- a CDS encoding rubredoxin — protein MDRYICSVCGYVYDPVIGDPEHGVVPGTPFEQLPDDWVCPVCGAGKDKFEKENS, from the coding sequence ATGGATAGATATATATGTTCTGTATGCGGTTATGTGTATGACCCTGTAATTGGTGACCCGGAACATGGAGTTGTCCCTGGTACACCATTTGAACAGTTACCCGATGACTGGGTATGTCCTGTCTGTGGTGCGGGTAAAGATAAGTTTGAAAAAGAAAATTCGTAA
- a CDS encoding FprA family A-type flavoprotein — MIVQEIKKDVYGIIMNDWDRRLFDELIPLPDGTTYNAYLIKDEKNVLIDSSDPRKTGKFLNIVKELSGGKIDYVISHHAEQDHSGGLPAVLNIFPDAKIITSEKGATLLNRLLLIPEDRFITVKNEEEISIGKRILKFYHTPWVHWHETMITYSPEDKVLFTCDLFGSHLATSSLYASDNNRIYESAKRYYAEIMMPFRNHIRKHLDFINTLNFDIIAPSHGPLHNKPDFIINAYSDWVSDNVKNEVVIPYVSMHGSVEKMVDYFVDVLIKRDINVKPFNLTVSDIGEIAMALVDAATVVIGSPAVLGGPHPSALYATYLFKVLRPKTRFASVIGSFGWGSNMLKVITEMLPKDIEIIEPVIVNGYPRQDDFASLEKLADTIYKKNKELK; from the coding sequence ATGATAGTACAGGAAATAAAAAAAGATGTGTATGGAATAATAATGAATGACTGGGACAGGCGACTGTTTGATGAGTTAATACCACTTCCGGATGGGACTACATACAATGCCTATCTTATAAAAGATGAAAAGAATGTATTAATTGATTCTTCTGATCCGAGAAAGACAGGTAAGTTTTTAAATATTGTAAAAGAGTTAAGTGGAGGGAAGATTGATTATGTTATTTCTCATCATGCAGAGCAGGACCATTCAGGAGGACTTCCAGCAGTCCTGAATATCTTCCCTGATGCAAAGATTATAACCAGTGAGAAAGGTGCCACATTGCTTAATAGATTATTGCTAATACCAGAAGATAGATTTATTACAGTTAAGAATGAAGAAGAAATTAGTATAGGAAAAAGGATATTGAAGTTTTACCATACACCATGGGTGCACTGGCATGAGACAATGATTACCTATAGTCCAGAAGATAAAGTCCTTTTTACCTGTGATCTGTTTGGTTCCCATCTTGCTACAAGTAGTTTATATGCTTCTGATAATAACAGAATATATGAATCGGCAAAAAGGTATTATGCAGAGATTATGATGCCTTTCAGAAATCACATAAGAAAACACCTTGATTTTATTAATACGCTTAATTTTGACATAATTGCTCCGAGTCATGGACCTCTACATAATAAACCAGATTTTATTATCAATGCATATAGTGATTGGGTCTCTGACAATGTTAAAAATGAAGTAGTCATTCCCTATGTCTCCATGCATGGAAGTGTTGAAAAGATGGTTGATTACTTTGTAGATGTACTTATAAAAAGAGATATTAATGTAAAGCCATTTAATCTTACTGTTTCTGATATTGGAGAGATTGCAATGGCTCTCGTTGATGCTGCAACGGTGGTAATTGGAAGTCCTGCTGTTCTCGGTGGACCACATCCTTCAGCCCTCTATGCTACATATCTTTTTAAAGTTTTAAGACCAAAAACAAGGTTTGCTTCTGTTATTGGTTCTTTTGGCTGGGGGAGTAATATGCTTAAGGTAATTACAGAGATGTTACCGAAGGATATAGAGATTATTGAACCAGTAATAGTAAATGGGTATCCACGACAGGATGACTTTGCTTCTCTTGAAAAACTTGCGGATACAATATACAAAAAAAATAAAGAACTCAAATAA